A region of Curvibacter sp. AEP1-3 DNA encodes the following proteins:
- the ntrC gene encoding nitrogen regulation protein NR(I), translating to MKPIWIVDDDQSIRFVLEKALLREHLPTRSFSNPRDVLTALSTAADDEGPQILVSDIRMPGGSGLDLLEKVKAKHPGLPVIIMTAFSDLDSAVSAFQGGAFEYLPKPFDLPKAVELIRRAVEESQREEVAEERMAESPEMLGQAPAMQDVFRAIGRLSQSNVTVMITGESGSGKELVARALHKHSPRADGPFVAINTAAIPKDLLESELFGHERGAFTGAQTMRRGRFEQADGGTLFLDEIGDMPFELQTRLLRVLSDGHFYRVGGHSAVKSNVRVIAATHQNLEQRVKDGVFREDLFHRLNVIRLRLPALRERKEDVAMLTRHFLQQSAKQLGVEPKRISDSALTWLEGFSFPGNVRQLENICHWLTVMAPAQVIERKDLPPEVSLGRAETGEPLVAKPVLTAAPEAQLKDVPLDAHAHAPASHESEDLSHVLARAAAAHGPLEGWEAELETEAVALLGSGQPEVWDTLTRRFESRLILAALANTKGRRIEAAQKLGIGRNTITRKIQELGLE from the coding sequence ATGAAGCCGATTTGGATCGTAGATGATGACCAGTCCATCCGCTTCGTGCTGGAGAAGGCACTGCTGCGTGAGCACCTGCCCACACGCAGTTTTTCCAATCCACGCGATGTACTGACTGCGCTGAGCACCGCAGCAGACGATGAAGGCCCGCAAATCCTGGTGAGCGACATCCGCATGCCCGGGGGCTCCGGTCTGGACCTGCTCGAAAAAGTCAAGGCCAAACACCCCGGACTGCCCGTCATCATCATGACGGCCTTCTCGGACTTGGACAGCGCAGTCAGCGCCTTCCAGGGCGGCGCTTTTGAATACCTGCCCAAACCCTTCGATCTACCCAAAGCAGTAGAGCTCATCCGCCGCGCAGTGGAAGAAAGCCAGCGCGAGGAAGTAGCCGAAGAGCGCATGGCCGAGTCCCCCGAAATGCTGGGTCAGGCGCCCGCCATGCAGGACGTGTTCCGTGCCATCGGCCGCTTGAGCCAGAGCAACGTCACGGTGATGATCACCGGCGAATCCGGCTCCGGCAAAGAGCTGGTGGCCCGTGCGCTGCACAAGCATTCCCCGCGCGCCGATGGCCCGTTTGTGGCCATCAACACTGCAGCCATTCCCAAAGACCTGTTGGAGAGCGAACTCTTCGGCCATGAACGCGGTGCCTTCACCGGCGCGCAAACCATGCGCCGTGGCCGCTTTGAGCAGGCCGATGGCGGTACGCTGTTTCTGGACGAAATCGGCGATATGCCGTTCGAGCTGCAGACCCGTTTGCTGCGCGTTTTGAGCGACGGTCACTTCTACCGCGTGGGCGGGCACAGTGCCGTCAAATCGAACGTGCGTGTGATCGCTGCCACTCACCAGAACCTGGAGCAACGCGTCAAGGACGGCGTGTTCCGGGAAGACTTGTTCCACCGCCTGAATGTGATTCGCCTGCGCCTGCCGGCCCTGCGCGAGCGCAAGGAAGACGTGGCCATGTTGACCCGCCACTTCTTGCAGCAAAGCGCCAAGCAACTGGGCGTAGAGCCCAAGCGCATTTCGGATTCTGCACTGACCTGGCTGGAGGGCTTCAGCTTCCCCGGCAACGTGCGCCAGCTGGAGAACATCTGCCACTGGTTGACCGTGATGGCGCCAGCGCAGGTCATTGAACGCAAGGACCTGCCGCCTGAGGTGAGCCTGGGCCGTGCGGAAACCGGTGAACCTTTGGTGGCCAAGCCCGTGCTCACTGCTGCCCCTGAGGCGCAGCTCAAAGATGTGCCTCTGGATGCGCATGCCCATGCACCCGCGAGCCATGAGTCGGAAGACCTGTCGCACGTGCTGGCACGCGCGGCAGCGGCCCATGGACCGCTGGAAGGCTGGGAGGCCGAGCTGGAGACCGAGGCTGTGGCCTTGCTCGGCTCCGGTCAGCCCGAGGTGTGGGACACCTTGACCCGCCGTTTTGAGTCGCGCCTGATTTTGGCGGCCTTGGCCAATACCAAAGGCCGCCGCATTGAAGCCGCGCAAAAGCTGGGTATCGGCCGCAACACCATCACCCGCAAGATCCAGGAGCTGGGCTTGGAGTGA
- a CDS encoding exodeoxyribonuclease III, whose protein sequence is MKLATWNVNSLGVRLPQVLDWLAANPVDVLALQELKLTDDKFPADAFEAIGYHAQWFGQKTYNGVALLSRTPASDIIKNIPGFDDDMSRVITGTVEGIRVIGAYFPNGQEPGSDKFEYKMEWLTALRRWVKDELAAHPNLVLMGDYNITFDEDDVWDPVNLEGTIHCTEEERYHLRALIALGLCDSYRLFPQPPKSYSWWDYRDAGFRRNRGLRIDHILVSNALKPLVKACTIDKTPRKNERPSDHAPVVVDINPAA, encoded by the coding sequence ATGAAACTCGCTACCTGGAACGTCAACTCTTTAGGCGTGCGCCTGCCCCAAGTGCTGGACTGGCTGGCCGCCAACCCGGTCGATGTGCTCGCCCTGCAAGAGCTCAAACTCACCGACGACAAATTTCCCGCCGACGCGTTTGAGGCCATCGGCTACCACGCCCAGTGGTTCGGCCAGAAGACCTACAACGGCGTGGCCCTGCTCTCGCGCACGCCCGCCAGCGACATTATCAAGAACATCCCCGGTTTCGACGACGATATGTCTCGCGTGATCACCGGCACGGTGGAGGGTATACGCGTGATTGGTGCTTACTTCCCCAACGGGCAAGAGCCGGGCAGCGACAAGTTTGAATACAAGATGGAGTGGCTCACTGCGCTGCGCCGCTGGGTGAAAGACGAGCTCGCCGCGCACCCGAATCTGGTGCTGATGGGCGACTACAACATCACCTTTGACGAGGACGATGTGTGGGACCCGGTGAACCTGGAAGGCACCATCCACTGTACCGAGGAAGAGCGCTACCACCTGCGCGCCCTGATAGCGCTGGGCCTGTGCGACAGCTACCGCTTGTTCCCGCAGCCGCCCAAGTCCTACAGCTGGTGGGATTACCGCGATGCGGGCTTCCGCCGCAACCGCGGGCTGCGCATTGACCACATTCTGGTGAGCAACGCGCTCAAGCCACTGGTGAAGGCCTGCACCATCGACAAGACCCCGCGCAAGAACGAGCGCCCCAGCGACCACGCGCCGGTGGTGGTGGATATCAACCCGGCAGCCTGA